In the Mastacembelus armatus chromosome 17, fMasArm1.2, whole genome shotgun sequence genome, one interval contains:
- the LOC113134384 gene encoding zinc finger protein 135-like — MCGVSRRRWCSRIPEKYRSCNEPTMSSVQCLREFVNERLTAAAEEIFGVFEKTIVEYEQEIDRQRRLLDIVWKPEIKLHRTELPQQHVCREEEVLPDQQLWNQERNSSVDQEDPEPPQFKEEQEQLCSSQEGEQLVVKQETDTFMWTPTNEDSDQSEAEPHSDQQLLSHSSPAAESQDQTGSQPVESGSARNAGTCDMPYVCNTCGKRFMQVAHLSAHLGTHTVERPCCCETCGKHFVGSGALSAHMRIHTREEESSYSCTTCGKKLSTMSMLIRHMRSHTKYSCIICKKSFIRRHSLKVHMRTHTGERPYACKICGCAFRYSNYLKGHLRTHTGEKTHYCKLCRRSFICSSQLKVHMRSHTGEKPYSCSFCGKTFCTTSSRNKHVRIHADEKLSSGDVREFSESVVN, encoded by the exons atgtgtggagTCAGTAGAAGACGATGGTGTAGTCGTATCCCAGAGAAATATCGGAGCTGTAACGAACCAACAATGtcttcagttcagtgtttgagAGAGTTTGTCAACGAGCgactaactgctgctgctgaagaaatATTCGGAGTCTTTGAAAAAACTATCGTCGAGTACGAGCAAGAGATCGATCGTCAGCGCAGACTGCTGGATATCGTTTGGAAACCCGAGATAAAGCTGCACAGGACAG AGCTCCCACAGCAACATGTCTGTAGGGAGGAGGAGGTTCTCCCTGACCAGCAGCTCTGGAACCAGGAGAGGAACTCCAGTGTGGACCAAGAGGATCCAGAGCCTCCACAATTTAAAGAGGAACAGGAGCAACTGTGCAGCAGTCAGGAGGGAGAGCAGCTTGTAGTGAAGCAGGAGACCGATACCTTTATGTGGACTCCTACTAATGAGGACAGTGACCAGAGTGAAGCAGAACCACACAGTGAccagcagctcctctctcacAGCTCTCCTGCAGCTGAGAGCCAAGaccagacaggaagtcagcCTGTGGAGTCAGGATCAGCTAGAAATGCAGGGACATGTGACATGCCGTATGTTTGCAACACCTGCGGCAAAAGATTCATGCAGGTGGCACATTTGAGTGCTCATTTAGGAACCCACACAGTAGAGAGGCCATGTTGTTGTGAAACATGTGGGAAACATTTTGTAGGTAGTGGTGCTTTGTCTGCTCACATGAGAATCCACACAAGAGAAGAGGAGTCGTCTTACTCCTGCACCACCTGTGGGAAAAAGCTAAGTACCATGTCAATGTTGATCAGGCACATGAGAAGCCACACAAAATATTCCTGCATCATATGTAAGAAAAGTTTCATACGTAGACACAGCCTGAAGGTTCACATGAGAACCCACACAGGTGAGAGGCCATACGCCTGCAAAATATGTGGGTGCGCATTCAGATACAGTAATTACTTAAAAGGTCACCTGAGAACTCACACGGGTGAGAAGACGCATTATTGCAAACTGTGTAGGAGAAGTTTCATTTGTAGTAGTCAGTTGAAAGTTCACATGAGAAGtcacacaggagagaagccGTACTCCTGCAGCTTCTGTGGGAAGACGTTTTGTACCACGTCGTCACGGAATAAACATGTGAGGATCCACGCAGATGAGAAACTATCGTCGGGAGACGTGAGAGAGTTTTCAGAGTCAGTGGTGAACTGA